The DNA segment TTCATGTCGTGCTTGGGCGTATGCGCGATCATCAGGAACAGAAGGAGATGGAAAACAGCGCCTATCAAGCTCGCAATGTCTGGGAGTCGTTGGTCGTGAGCAATGCGCCCCCGCCTGGCCCCGTGCTTCTCGTGGACGACATCGTGGACTCCCGCTGGACGATGACCGTGGCGGCGTACAAGCTTCGATCCGAAGGAAGTGACGAAGTCTTTCCCATGGCGCTTACTCTGGCGGGCGGTGTCGCGTGATCAGCGAGCTTTCGGCCAACACTCAGGCCATTCTCTTGCTGACGGCGCCGCTGATCGTCGGTCGGCGCACCCCCGCAGCCGAAGTGTTGCAGCCGCGCGAGTACAACAAGCTCGCCCAACTCCTCCACGAATACAGCCGGGAGCCAGCCGATCTGCTGAGTCCCGAGGCATCCCGGTTACTGAACGATGATTGGCTACGCGCCCAAATTGACTCGGACAGGGTCGGCCAGCTACTCGCCAGGGGTTTCCTGCTTAGCCAGGCGGTCGAGCAGTGGCAGCAACGGGCGATCTGGGTGTTGAGCCGCGCCGACGACCAATACCCCCAACGGTTGAAGGTGCGTTTGGGAAGCAAAGCGCCCGCCATCCTCTATGGCTGTGGCGACCGAGACATCCTGGACTCCGGCGGCTTGGCCGTCGTCGGCTCGCGACACGTGGACGACAAACTTCGAGCCTACGCGGCGGGGGTCGGTGAACTCGTCGCCAACGCCGAGTGGACGCTTGTATCCGGCGGCGCGCGGGGAATCGATCAGGCGTCCATGCGGGGCGCGCTCGAAGCCGGGGGGCGGGTCGTGGGCGTGCTGAGCAACGACCTGCAGCGGGCGGCGCTGCGTCGCGAGCACCGTGAGGTGCTGATGGACGGACGGCTAGCGCTGATTTCGCCCTACGACCCCTCGGCGGGCTTCAACGTCGGCAATGCGATGCGGCGCAACAAACTGGTCTACGCCCTTGCCGATGCGGGGCTCGTTGCGAGCTCGGATCACAAGAAGGGCGGGACCTGGGCCGGCGCGGTTGAGCAACTCGATGAGTTGAAGCTCGTGCCGGTCTATGTGCGGTCAGGCTCGGACAAGGCGCTTCAGGCGCTCATCGACAAGGGCGCCTATCCGTGGCCGGATCCTCAAACGCCGGAAGAGTTTTGGGACAAGCTCGATTCGTCGGTGCCTGCGTCCGGGCAGCCCGAGCTCCCCATTGAGACGAGCGACGAGCGCATGGAACACGACGCCGTGCGCCCAGAATCGGAGGCGCACGATGAGCCAGCGGATTTGGCGGTCGCACGCGGTGCGCCGGACGAGATGCTCTTTGCCAAGGTTGCCGAGTTAGTGATCGAAATGACCACGCCTACCCCCAAGTCGTTGGACGAGATCACGACCGCCCTTGGAGTCTCCAGGCCCCAGGCCACGGCCTGGCTGAAGCGGCTGGTCGGCGAGGGCAAGCTGGAAAAACAATTGCGCCCTGCCCGCTACCAGCCGGTGACGCAGGCGACTCTGCTGCTCGATCAGCCCGAGGACTCCTGAGGATTCCGGCCTAGATCGACAGCTCGGGGGGCTGCCGCGCTGGCCCGTGCCGTACGCTGGCGGGCCAGGCGAACAGTCGGAGTAAGCGACGGCCATGGCGGCTGGACGGCGGTTGGGGTTGCTGGCGGTGGCGGTGCTGGCCGCGGCCGTGGGCGGCGTGGCGTTGGCGGGGCGCGGGCAGCGGACCACGCTGGTCAACTGGTCGCTCACGCGGCGCTTGGCGCTGCGGCTCGCGGACGCACCGGGCGAGCCGGCGCCAGCGCCCGAGCTCACCGCCGCCTACACGGACCTCGTCGCCCGCAGCTATGCCGCGGTCAGCGACTACACCCAGGCGCCGATGCCGCCAACGATGGATTCCGTGCAGGTGCTGCGGCGCGGGGACTGGATCGGCGCCAACCTGGCCAACTTCCGGCGCATCCTGCGACCGGTCATCGAGGCCTACGACCACGCCCAGGTCGGCGGCGGCGTGGGCTCCCGGGTGCTGGGCGTCACCACGCAGGCCGGCGTCTCCGCGCAACTGGGAGTGCTCCTGGGGTTCTTGGGCCGGCGAGTCTTGGGCCAATACGACATTCCCCTCCTCGATCCCGAGCCCCGCCCCGCCGCGATCTACTTCGTGGACGCCAACTTGCAAGCCGTGGCGGCCCGCGCGGGCGTTCCGGTCGAGGACCTGCGGCTGTGGGTGACGCTGCACGAGGTCACGCACGCCTTTCAGTTCAACGCGGGGAACCCGCCCTGGCTGCACGGCTACATGTCCGGCCTGCTCCAGGACTACCTGGAAGAAGCCGTGGTGACGCTGGGAGAGCACGGCGAGCTGCGCGCGCGGCTGAGCGCAGCGGTTCAGGAATTCCAGCGCGGTGGGCTGCGTCAGTCCGGCTGGCTGCGCCTGGCGTTGTCACCGCGGCAGGTGCGCACCATCGAGCAGATCCAGGCCCTGATGACCGTCGTCGAGGGCTACGGCAATCACGTGATGCACGCCACCGGCGCCCGCCTGATTCCGGGCTACGCCCACCTGGCCCGGCGCATGAAGGCCCGCGAGCGCTCGCAGGCCACCTGGGTGCGGCTGCTCACGCGGGCGCTTGGGCTCGACATGAAGCTCGAGCAATACCGCATCGGCGAGGCGTTCGTGGACGAGGTGGTGACACAGCGCGGCATAGCCTTCGCCAACCGGCTCTGGGAAGGCCCGGAGCACCTGCCGACGCTAGCCGAGACGCAGGACCCCGCCGCCTGGATGGCCCGCGTAGAGGCGGCGAGCCCGGCGGACGCGAGCCTGTAACCGGCAGGCAGCGCTGCTGGGTAGGGGGCAATGTGAGTTGCGGGCCTGTGTTACTGCTTCCGCACGATCCACCGAACAAAGAGCCATGCCGCGAAAGCGGTCACCGTGACCCAAAGCACGACCTGAACGGCCCCGACGTTGAACGGCATCAATGGGCCGCTGTTGAACGGCCCCAACGCGCCGATGAACTGTTGCTGCCAGACACCACTCAGGACGGCAACCACCACCATTGCGAGCAAACTCAACACCAGCCAACAAAGGCAGAGGCCGATCCCTATGCCGAAGCCGGCCTTGATCCAGTACCGCAACGATGGGCGATCAGGGTCGGCAGGCGGCGGATGGGTCATGAATCGCCTCCCGGGCCACCCCGGGAATATCGAGAAACTCTGGGAGCCATATCAAAGTAACCCACTACCTGCTGCCGGCTACCTTTGGCGCACGGCGTTCCGGCCTGTAGACTTCCCGCACCCGGTCAATCAACCACCCCGGGTCGGTCCATCTGGCAGAATCAGTCACACAGCAGGGGCCGAGGCGCGCCTGGAGGCTTGTGCAATGGCAGTCACGCATTCGACCGACACGCCTGGGCACGTCATTCCCATCAGTGACGAAGAGTTCGAGGACTTCGACACCGAGGCCACGGCGTTCCTGCGCGGTCAGCGCGATTCGGACCTCTACACCGGCTTTCGGCTGAAGCAGGGGGTCTACGGGCAGCGCCAGGCCGACGTCCACATGATCCGGGTCAAGCTGCCGTTCGGCGGCGTGTCCGCCGATCAGCTCGACGCCTTCGCCGAAGTGGCCGAGCGGTTCGCCCCGCTCAAGAAGGGCCACATCACCACGCGCGAGAACGTGCAATATCACCACGTGCCCCTGCCGTTGGCGGCCATGGCGATCCGCGTGCTGGGCGACGCCGGGCTGTCGAGCCGCGAGGCCTGCGGCAACACCGTGCGCAACGTCACCGGCGACCCCTGGGGCGGCATCTGCAACGACGAGGTCTACGACGCCACGCCCTACGCCGGCGCTTTCGTGCGCTACTTCGTGCGCCACCCGCTGACGCAACTCCTTCCGCGTAAATTCAAGGTCGCCTTCACCGGCTCCGAGACCGACCGCGTCGTCACCGACATCCACGACCTGGGCTTCATCTCGCAGGTCCGACATGAAGACGGAAAAGAAGTCCGCGGTTTCCGAATGGTCACCGGCGGCGGACTCTCCATCATGGCCAAGCGCGCGTTCGTGCTCTACGACTTCGTGCCGCTGACGGAGTACCTGCGCGTCTCCGAGGCCGTGCTGCGCATCTTCGAGCGCTCCGACGACCTGCGCCGCAACCGCGCCAAGGCCCGCATCAAGTTCCTGGTCCATCGCGTGGGCATCGACGCCTTCCGCGAGATGGTCGAGGAAGAACTGAAGGGCGACTGGGCCAAGCGCGACTACCCGCTCGACGACCTGGTGTACCTGGACGACGAAGCCGCCGACGCGCCCGCGCTGAATGGCCACGTGCCGAACGTTGCCGAGGCCGACCGCGACATGTTTGAGCGGTTCATGCGCTCCAACGTGCAGGCGCAGATTCAAGAGGGCTTCGCCGCCATCGAGGTCAAGGTCAACCGCGGCGACCTCTCGCCCGAGCAGTTCCGCGGCCTGGCCACCATCCTGCGCACCTACGGATCCGGGCGCGCTCGCACCACCCCCTGGCAGAACATCGTGCTGCGCTGGATTCCGCAAAACCGCGTCTACGACGTCTGGCGCGAGCTCTACGCGATGGACCTGGGGAACCCCGGCGCGCTGGAGATCACCGACGTCGTGGCCTGCCCCGGCACCGACAGCTGCAAGCTCGGCATCACCTCATCCATGGGCCTCAATCGCGCCGTGCAGGGCAAGATCGAGGAGATGAACATCCAGGACCCGCTCACGCGCCAGATCCTGGTCAACATGAGCGGCTGCCCCAACTCCTGCGGCATGCACCACGTGGGAAACATCGGCTTCCACGGCGCGGCCATCAAGAGCGGCGACCGGCAGGTGCCGGCCTATCACGTCTTCGTCGGCGGCAACCGGCGCGCCGGCGAGCCCATGAAGCTCGGCACGCTGCTGCGCACGCGGCTCCCGGCCAAGCGCGTCCCGCTGGCCGTCGAGCGCCTGATCCTCGACTACGAAGACAACCGCGAGGAAGACGACGAGCCGTTCAACGACTACGTCGACCGCCTCGGCAAGGTCTATTTCAACGAGTTGCTCAAGGACCTCGCGCTGCCGCCCGAGTTCACCGACGAGAACCGGGAACACTTCGTGGACTGGGACCGCGACCGCCTCTACGTCCTGGAGCGCGGCGAAGGCGAGTGCGCCGTCTAGGACGGTCCGCCCGCGGTCATTCCGAGCGCACGCGAGGAATCTCAGACGTTCGATCGCGGCCCGCACGGGTGGACTCCGCGTTTCTGATTCCGCAAACCCTTGCGACCCTCCTCCGTCATTCCCGCGAAGGCGGGAATCCACCCTTGATTGAACCTGGGAAGGGATTGCCCGGTGGCCCAGGCTGCGGGCAGCCTGGGAGCTGCAACCTCGGCCGCAGTTTGACTGCTCAGCTGGCCGAGCCTTTTCGTGCCCGAGTTGACTTGCCAGCCGGTGACACCGATAGTTCGGGCTAATACTCCCCGCCGTCCACTGCCTTCCGGTGGTGAACTGGCGGGGCTTTGCTGCCTTCAGCGCCGCGATTGAAGACTCAAATGGCTCCTCCAAACCCGAAGCGACAGAAAGAAGCCCGAAGAGTACTTGATGAACTGTTCGATCGGCCCGACAAGGTATCAGTAATCCACTACTCCTGTGAGAGCTTCTACAACCGCCAAGACGGTAGCTCACCTAGAATCACATCAGTCGCTGTGCGCCGCCTTGACTATGGTCATACGGCTTCATTCTCGATTCACCAAACGGCTGAGATTCGGAGAATTCCGTTCGACAGAATCACAGACCATTATGACGATCTGGAAAAGGAGATGCTAGGACGCCTGTCTGCCTACTTTGATAGGTCTATGGAGATGACCTATTTGCATTGGAACATGAGAGATTCCAACTATGGGTTTCAGGCTATTGAGCATCGATTCCGGGTCTTGCATGAGCACGGATGCGAGCCACACGTAGTCGACGACAAGTCGAAGGTAGACTTGTCCCGGCTATTGTACGATATTTATGGTGCAGATTATATCGCCCACCCAAGACTAGCGGTATTGTCGCATAAGAATGATATCATGCCGCTTGACTTCCTGCCCGGAGCACAAGAGGCTAGCGCTTTCGAAGAAAAAGACTTCGCCGCCTTACATATGTCCACCCTAAGGAAGGTGGAAGTCATCGCTAAAATTGCCGTGCGAGCTCACGACCGGAACTTGAAGACAGATGCGACATGGTGGGATATGCGCGGTGGACGAATAGTGGCTAGTCTCACTTGGCTTGGAGAGCACCCGCTACTCACCGTA comes from the Chloroflexota bacterium genome and includes:
- a CDS encoding DNA-processing protein DprA, whose protein sequence is MISELSANTQAILLLTAPLIVGRRTPAAEVLQPREYNKLAQLLHEYSREPADLLSPEASRLLNDDWLRAQIDSDRVGQLLARGFLLSQAVEQWQQRAIWVLSRADDQYPQRLKVRLGSKAPAILYGCGDRDILDSGGLAVVGSRHVDDKLRAYAAGVGELVANAEWTLVSGGARGIDQASMRGALEAGGRVVGVLSNDLQRAALRREHREVLMDGRLALISPYDPSAGFNVGNAMRRNKLVYALADAGLVASSDHKKGGTWAGAVEQLDELKLVPVYVRSGSDKALQALIDKGAYPWPDPQTPEEFWDKLDSSVPASGQPELPIETSDERMEHDAVRPESEAHDEPADLAVARGAPDEMLFAKVAELVIEMTTPTPKSLDEITTALGVSRPQATAWLKRLVGEGKLEKQLRPARYQPVTQATLLLDQPEDS
- a CDS encoding zinc-dependent metalloprotease; the encoded protein is MAAGRRLGLLAVAVLAAAVGGVALAGRGQRTTLVNWSLTRRLALRLADAPGEPAPAPELTAAYTDLVARSYAAVSDYTQAPMPPTMDSVQVLRRGDWIGANLANFRRILRPVIEAYDHAQVGGGVGSRVLGVTTQAGVSAQLGVLLGFLGRRVLGQYDIPLLDPEPRPAAIYFVDANLQAVAARAGVPVEDLRLWVTLHEVTHAFQFNAGNPPWLHGYMSGLLQDYLEEAVVTLGEHGELRARLSAAVQEFQRGGLRQSGWLRLALSPRQVRTIEQIQALMTVVEGYGNHVMHATGARLIPGYAHLARRMKARERSQATWVRLLTRALGLDMKLEQYRIGEAFVDEVVTQRGIAFANRLWEGPEHLPTLAETQDPAAWMARVEAASPADASL
- a CDS encoding nitrite/sulfite reductase, which translates into the protein MAVTHSTDTPGHVIPISDEEFEDFDTEATAFLRGQRDSDLYTGFRLKQGVYGQRQADVHMIRVKLPFGGVSADQLDAFAEVAERFAPLKKGHITTRENVQYHHVPLPLAAMAIRVLGDAGLSSREACGNTVRNVTGDPWGGICNDEVYDATPYAGAFVRYFVRHPLTQLLPRKFKVAFTGSETDRVVTDIHDLGFISQVRHEDGKEVRGFRMVTGGGLSIMAKRAFVLYDFVPLTEYLRVSEAVLRIFERSDDLRRNRAKARIKFLVHRVGIDAFREMVEEELKGDWAKRDYPLDDLVYLDDEAADAPALNGHVPNVAEADRDMFERFMRSNVQAQIQEGFAAIEVKVNRGDLSPEQFRGLATILRTYGSGRARTTPWQNIVLRWIPQNRVYDVWRELYAMDLGNPGALEITDVVACPGTDSCKLGITSSMGLNRAVQGKIEEMNIQDPLTRQILVNMSGCPNSCGMHHVGNIGFHGAAIKSGDRQVPAYHVFVGGNRRAGEPMKLGTLLRTRLPAKRVPLAVERLILDYEDNREEDDEPFNDYVDRLGKVYFNELLKDLALPPEFTDENREHFVDWDRDRLYVLERGEGECAV